Part of the Aquimarina sp. MAR_2010_214 genome is shown below.
TTTCATAGTTTGAAAAATTGATATCCTTTATGGGTGTGTCTTTGTGTAATACAGTACTGAAAATGAATAAGAAATAAGTAACTAATAAAAACGCTACGTGCCCGTTACGGCGAGATTGTGCCCAGTATATTAAACTATAGCTTACGGGCCCCAAAAAAAGAAAACTTGTAAATGAAAATTGAATTATTATCCATTTTTGATGGGCTATTTAGTGTAGACACCAAAGAAAAGAAGACAGAAACAAGTACTGCCAAAATTTTTATGACAGATACACATATAAACTCAGGTAGAACATTGATGATCGAAGAAGAGGCTTATGCAGTTTGGGCTTATCTCTTGAGTACAGATAAAGAAGATATTGATTTTGATGGGTTTTTATGCGCAGTAACCGATCCAAAAATTTCTGATGTAAATCTACAGGAAAATATCCAAGAAAGAAGAGATGCTCCATTACCAGCCTTATATGCTAATCGATACAGTTATGTTAAAAACCTTAAAAAGAAAGATATAAAAATACATTGGCAAGAGGAACATGTTACCATATTCATAAAGAAAAAAGCATACCTTATTATGGATTTAAATACAAGAACCAGCTACTCAAAAGGATTAGCAAACGATTGTGACTACGGAAAACAACTAAAAAGCTAAGCAGTTATATAATCTGCTATATGATCGAATTACTTTTCTACTACATACCTCACCTTGGTATAGAATCGCCCATTATTTTCTCTCAACAACATCTAGTTCTCGATGAAATACAAATATTTAACTTTTGGCAGAATATCGAGATAGATATTCAATATAGAGGTATGATCTTACCGTTCAGCAAAAATATTTAACTACAAGAATATGATTGTGTTACCTTGGTTTATAGAACAGAATTAATCACTGTTAATAGGAATCGTGTAATCTCATAAAGCCGCTAGTCAAAAATCAAAAAATAATGAACAGAAATATCATATTTATAATTAGTCTTTTAACTATAGGTCATTTATTTTCTCAACAAAAAAATACAATAGAAAAATATTACAGACATCTCAGGTATAATCATGTATCGCCACATGTTAAAATAAAAGGAATTCATGAAATAGACCATCAAGAAGCAAAACGTACGTCTCATTATGTGTTTAGATACAATAAAAAAGATCAACTGATAGAGGTTATTAATTTTCACTATCATGACCAACGTAGGCATCCCTTGGCAACTATCGGTGCTCATAGAACGGTTTTTGACTATGCTAATGGGGTAGAGACGCGTATTTTTTATGACAAGAAAGGAAACAGAATGATCAATGATCGTGAAGTATATAAAGAGGTATATCAATATGATAAAAATGGATTCGTAAATGCATTGGATTTTTATGACCTCGATAATAATCCTATGGAATCTAATTGGAAAATTGCGAACTATCGATGGGTAAAACACAAAAAGTTAATAATAGAAAAGAGATATAATCTGCAAAATGACCTTGTTGATATTTCTCCATATTTTGAATTTAGTATCACAGGGATTTTATATAGAAAAGACGGATCTCCAAAAGCTAACTATAACCTTAATGAGAAGTTAGAAATTCAGGAAAATTCAATAGGAATTGCCTCTTATGAAGATACCTATGATGAAAAAGGAAATCATATTAAATATTCTTATCACAATGCAAAAGGAGAATTAACTAAAAATCAATGGAACTTTGCAGCCAATACTCAAGAGTTTGATAGCAATGGTTACCTTATAAAAGGAGCAATGTTTGATGAGAATAATGAATTAATCCACAAACGAGATTTTCCTTCTGTTACTCGTATTAGGATGGCTAAACCGGCAAGCAAAAAAGATACCATAGAAATTCGAGAAAAATCTTTAGGATATTTAATAGCATTACAAGAGTTGAAACCTGATTTAATGAAAGAAGTATTTCATGAGGACTTAGCTAAACGAACGATGGGTTTTGATCAAGAAAAAGAAAAAGAAGTGATTAGAGAGACTACCTATAAAGAGATGATAGAATATGCAAAATCATGGAATAAAACCGGAACCAGATTTCCGCCCAACCCAAGTAATGAAATCAAGATATTAGATATCTATAATCGTATAGCGACAGTTAAATTGATCTCAGATAATTGGGTAGAATATTTACACTTAATAAGAACAAATGGAGAATGGGATATTATTAATTTATTATGGCAACATAAGAATATAGATCGATATCCAAAATAATCTTGATGAAAATAGAATTTTGAAAATAAGAAACATCTTCAATTATAAAAAAATGAATGAGAATTCGTGTTATTTCCAAACCTTTTTTCCGGTCTGGTATATTTTCTCCAGAGCATTATCTCTGTAGCTTCTTCCCATCGGAATGATATGATCATCAATTTCTAATGTGTTTCCTTGTATCCCATTGATATAGTGAAAGTTGATAATAAAAGATTTATGAACCTGTACAAACTGAGAAGAAGGTAATAGCTCTAACATTCCTGAAAGTGTCTGATAGGTGACAAAAAACCTGTCTTTTAGAACTACTTTAATATAATCTTTTAAGCTTTCAATTAATAAAATATCAGTGTGATACACTTTTATTTTTTTATTGTCTACTTTGAAGAAGGCAGCATCAGGGATTGTTTCAGCAATTTTAACAGCCGGATCAGTGTGTGCTCTCACTTTCTCAATAGCCTGTACAAAACGATAAAAAGGAATTGGTTTTATTAGGTAGTCAACAGCATTAAGCTCAAACCCATCTACGGCATAATGACGATGTGCTGTTGTGAAAATAACCTTGGGAGGAGAAGAAACGGCCTTTAAAAAATTGATGCCATTCAACATAGGCATTTGTATATCAAGAAAAATAAGGTCAACTGTTTCGGTATTTAAGAATTCAATAGCAGATAAAGCATCATCAAATTTTCCAACTTCGGATAAAAAATCTAACCTGCTGATATAATCAGAAATAACATCTTGAGCTAGTGGCTCATCATCTACAATAATACATTTTATAGTATTCATTAATTATCTAGTTTAATGCTTAGGTCTACATAAAACTTATGTTCTCGTTCTTCTAATCTAAAGGTATGTTTTTGAGGGTAAATAATTTGTAATCTTTTTGATAAATTTTGAACACCAATCCCATTCTTATTACCTTCTTTTATAGAGTTTCCTACAGGATTAATAGTGCTG
Proteins encoded:
- a CDS encoding nuclear transport factor 2 family protein, with the translated sequence MNRNIIFIISLLTIGHLFSQQKNTIEKYYRHLRYNHVSPHVKIKGIHEIDHQEAKRTSHYVFRYNKKDQLIEVINFHYHDQRRHPLATIGAHRTVFDYANGVETRIFYDKKGNRMINDREVYKEVYQYDKNGFVNALDFYDLDNNPMESNWKIANYRWVKHKKLIIEKRYNLQNDLVDISPYFEFSITGILYRKDGSPKANYNLNEKLEIQENSIGIASYEDTYDEKGNHIKYSYHNAKGELTKNQWNFAANTQEFDSNGYLIKGAMFDENNELIHKRDFPSVTRIRMAKPASKKDTIEIREKSLGYLIALQELKPDLMKEVFHEDLAKRTMGFDQEKEKEVIRETTYKEMIEYAKSWNKTGTRFPPNPSNEIKILDIYNRIATVKLISDNWVEYLHLIRTNGEWDIINLLWQHKNIDRYPK
- a CDS encoding LytTR family DNA-binding domain-containing protein; this translates as MNTIKCIIVDDEPLAQDVISDYISRLDFLSEVGKFDDALSAIEFLNTETVDLIFLDIQMPMLNGINFLKAVSSPPKVIFTTAHRHYAVDGFELNAVDYLIKPIPFYRFVQAIEKVRAHTDPAVKIAETIPDAAFFKVDNKKIKVYHTDILLIESLKDYIKVVLKDRFFVTYQTLSGMLELLPSSQFVQVHKSFIINFHYINGIQGNTLEIDDHIIPMGRSYRDNALEKIYQTGKKVWK